Proteins encoded together in one Streptomyces sp. NA04227 window:
- a CDS encoding Clp protease N-terminal domain-containing protein: MSEPVRLTSQVRLDDLIEAIKKVHTDVLEQLSDAVVAADHLGDVADHLIGHFVDQARRSGASWADIGRSMGVTRQAAQKRFVPKEPGDASALDPNEGFNRFTPRARNAVMASQNAAREAAHAEIRPAHLVLALLTDPESLGMHAVTALGVPLDDLRRAATESLPAPAAEVPELIPYDTDARKVLELTFRQALRLGHNYIGTEHLLLSLLEHEDGSGPLSDSGLDRERLEAEIVTLIDSLTAPPPGK, translated from the coding sequence ATGAGCGAACCCGTACGCCTCACGAGTCAGGTCCGGCTGGACGACCTGATCGAGGCCATCAAGAAGGTCCACACCGACGTACTCGAGCAGCTCAGCGACGCCGTGGTCGCCGCGGACCACCTGGGCGATGTGGCCGACCATCTCATCGGGCACTTCGTCGACCAGGCCCGCCGCTCCGGCGCCTCCTGGGCCGACATCGGCCGCAGCATGGGCGTCACCCGGCAAGCGGCCCAGAAGCGCTTCGTGCCGAAGGAACCGGGCGACGCCTCGGCCCTCGACCCGAACGAGGGCTTCAACCGGTTCACCCCGCGCGCCCGCAACGCGGTGATGGCCTCGCAGAACGCCGCCCGCGAGGCCGCGCACGCCGAGATCCGCCCCGCACACCTCGTCCTGGCCCTGCTCACCGACCCCGAATCCCTCGGCATGCACGCCGTCACCGCACTCGGCGTCCCGCTCGACGATCTGCGCAGGGCGGCCACCGAGTCACTGCCCGCCCCCGCGGCCGAGGTCCCCGAACTCATTCCGTACGACACCGACGCACGCAAGGTCCTGGAGCTCACCTTCCGCCAGGCACTGCGCCTCGGCCACAACTACATCGGCACCGAGCACCTGCTCCTCTCCCTCCTGGAACACGAGGACGGCAGCGGCCCGCTCTCGGACAGCGGCCTGGACCGGGAGCGGCTCGAAGCGGAGATCGTCACGCTGATCGACTCGCTCACCGCGCCCCCGCCGGGCAAGTGA
- a CDS encoding diiron oxygenase, translating to MTSPTRTELLRDSLGLLKDREETALRLLDSSARHSFDPDKELDWEAPFAPDKWFWPPELVSLYDTPLWRRMSEEQRMDLARHEAASLASLGIWFELILIQLLARHIYDKSLTSNHTRYALTEIADECRHSMMFARLINRAEVPSYPVSRLNHNLARVLKTVSTTPGSFACTLLGEEILDWMQRLTFPDERVQPLVRGVTRIHVIEEARHVRYAREELRRQMATAPRWEKQLTIISAGEAARVFSVAFVNPQVYTDVGLDRRQALAQVRASGHRREIMQTGARRLTDFLDDIGLMQGVGRTLWRSSGLLA from the coding sequence ATGACGAGCCCGACCCGCACCGAGCTGCTCAGGGACTCCCTCGGTCTGCTCAAGGACCGCGAGGAGACCGCACTGCGCCTGCTCGACTCCTCGGCGAGGCACTCCTTCGATCCGGACAAGGAGCTCGACTGGGAGGCCCCCTTCGCGCCCGACAAGTGGTTCTGGCCGCCGGAACTCGTCTCCCTCTACGACACCCCGCTGTGGCGGCGGATGTCCGAGGAACAGCGGATGGACCTGGCCCGGCACGAGGCCGCCTCGCTGGCCTCGCTCGGCATCTGGTTCGAGCTGATCCTCATCCAGCTGCTCGCCCGCCACATCTACGACAAGTCGCTGACCAGCAACCACACCCGGTACGCACTCACCGAGATAGCCGACGAGTGCCGTCACTCGATGATGTTCGCGCGCCTCATCAACCGCGCCGAGGTGCCCTCGTACCCGGTGTCACGGCTGAACCACAACCTGGCGCGCGTACTGAAGACGGTCTCCACCACCCCCGGCTCCTTCGCCTGCACCCTGCTCGGCGAGGAGATCCTGGACTGGATGCAGCGACTGACCTTCCCGGACGAGCGGGTCCAGCCGCTGGTGCGCGGCGTGACCCGGATCCACGTCATCGAGGAGGCCCGGCACGTCCGCTACGCCCGCGAGGAGCTGCGCCGCCAGATGGCCACGGCACCGCGCTGGGAGAAGCAGCTCACCATCATCAGCGCGGGCGAGGCGGCCCGGGTCTTCTCGGTCGCCTTCGTCAACCCGCAGGTCTACACGGACGTCGGACTCGACCGCAGGCAGGCCCTCGCCCAGGTCAGGGCGAGCGGCCACCGCCGCGAGATCATGCAGACCGGCGCCCGCCGCCTGACCGACTTCCTCGACGACATCGGTCTGATGCAGGGCGTCGGCCGTACGTTGTGGCGCAGCTCCGGGTTGCTCGCCTGA
- a CDS encoding TetR/AcrR family transcriptional regulator: MTSAATPRAYRRLSVEERRAQLIDTALNLFAHRVPEDVSLDDVAEAAGVSRPLVYRYFPGGKQQLYEAALRSAADVLENCFAEPEEGPLTERLARALTRYLTFVDEHDAGFSALLQGGSVAETSRTTAIVDEVRRAAAEHILSHLGAREPGRQLRMTVRMWITAVEGASLIWLDEDKSVPRDELCDWMVENLMLMLAVTAGRDRQTADVVRYALSLEVEDGRMSHLAGRLLPLVTGAAHLV; the protein is encoded by the coding sequence ATGACCTCGGCAGCCACCCCACGCGCCTATCGGCGGCTCAGTGTGGAGGAGCGGCGTGCCCAGCTCATCGACACCGCGCTGAACCTCTTCGCGCACCGCGTCCCCGAGGACGTCTCACTGGACGACGTGGCCGAGGCCGCCGGAGTCTCCCGCCCGCTCGTCTACCGCTACTTCCCCGGCGGCAAGCAGCAGTTGTACGAGGCCGCCCTGCGCTCGGCGGCCGACGTCCTGGAGAACTGCTTCGCCGAGCCCGAGGAGGGCCCGCTCACCGAGCGCCTGGCCCGGGCCCTGACCCGCTACCTGACCTTCGTCGACGAGCACGACGCCGGGTTCAGCGCCCTGCTCCAGGGCGGCAGCGTCGCGGAGACCTCGCGTACCACCGCCATCGTCGACGAGGTCCGCCGCGCCGCCGCCGAGCACATCCTCAGCCACCTCGGCGCCCGCGAGCCCGGCCGCCAGCTCCGGATGACCGTACGGATGTGGATCACCGCCGTCGAGGGCGCCTCCCTCATCTGGCTGGACGAGGACAAGTCCGTACCGCGCGACGAACTGTGCGACTGGATGGTCGAGAACCTCATGCTCATGCTGGCGGTGACCGCGGGCCGCGACCGGCAGACGGCCGACGTGGTCCGCTATGCCCTCTCCCTGGAAGTCGAGGACGGTCGCATGAGCCACCTCGCGGGCAGGCTTCTGCCGCTGGTGACGGGTGCGGCGCATTTGGTGTGA
- a CDS encoding DUF6332 family protein has protein sequence MTTPLRRTQAERDESTVEIGYALLSACFLGAVVFGTIAGPAAVWDLPHAVESALVLAGAWVAGALAVVRVVHVLWRHGRHRGDASGPRFSTAVEARRRGSRSRG, from the coding sequence ATGACGACGCCGCTACGACGGACCCAGGCCGAACGGGACGAGAGCACGGTCGAGATCGGCTACGCACTGCTGAGCGCGTGCTTCCTCGGCGCCGTCGTCTTCGGAACGATCGCCGGACCGGCCGCTGTCTGGGACCTCCCGCACGCCGTCGAGAGCGCGCTGGTTCTCGCGGGGGCCTGGGTTGCCGGAGCGCTCGCGGTGGTCCGTGTCGTTCATGTCCTTTGGCGACATGGGAGGCACCGCGGAGATGCCTCAGGCCCACGATTCAGTACGGCTGTTGAAGCCAGGCGCCGAGGGTCGCGAAGTCGCGGGTAA
- a CDS encoding NlpC/P60 family protein: MSGRHVRWVCTAATAGLVAGALATAPGTAEAAPAVPGPGESSVAELLTELQGLYRRTQQTTERYQSAAERLKRQRTKVKGLNRELATARTALHQGRLKAGQLAREQYQGRSGLSPYLRLLLARDPQQALDESHVIGRLSERRTALVERLERTEHRTAHLSHEARKALGEQRKLTGRLGRQRDAVHGQLKRVEELLAGLGPDQLSSLAHPSPPLLGPGLGTAQRSFLTAGAQSGHRLPSRAGDRAVRYAVRQIGKPYRWGAAGPGAFDCSGLTSKAWRHAGRAIPRTSQDQWRRLPHVPMSELRPGDLVVYFPGATHVAVYLGGGLVVQAPRPGASVKVSPLASNPPIGAVRPDPGAPAVTNWSPPALPKNAMAGSDQGFGGSGPGGPDGPGRPHRGYGGGVVPGARYACGAAAATWARYA; the protein is encoded by the coding sequence GTGTCAGGCAGACATGTGCGGTGGGTCTGCACGGCGGCCACCGCGGGTCTGGTGGCCGGTGCCCTCGCCACCGCGCCCGGTACGGCCGAGGCGGCGCCCGCGGTGCCCGGCCCCGGGGAGAGTTCGGTGGCCGAACTGCTCACGGAACTCCAGGGGCTGTACCGGCGCACCCAGCAGACCACCGAGCGGTACCAGTCCGCCGCCGAGCGGCTCAAGCGGCAGCGGACCAAGGTCAAGGGGCTCAACCGCGAACTCGCGACCGCCCGGACCGCGCTGCACCAGGGACGGCTCAAGGCCGGGCAACTGGCGCGGGAGCAGTACCAGGGACGCAGCGGACTCTCCCCGTACCTGCGACTGCTGCTCGCCCGGGACCCGCAGCAGGCGCTGGACGAGAGCCATGTGATCGGGCGGCTCTCCGAGCGGCGGACCGCCCTGGTGGAACGGCTGGAGCGGACCGAGCACCGCACGGCGCACCTCAGCCACGAGGCCCGCAAGGCGCTCGGCGAACAGCGCAAGCTCACCGGGCGTCTGGGGCGCCAGCGGGACGCGGTGCACGGGCAGCTCAAGCGGGTCGAGGAACTGCTCGCCGGGCTCGGCCCGGACCAGTTGTCCTCTCTCGCGCACCCCTCGCCGCCGCTCCTTGGCCCCGGACTCGGCACGGCCCAGCGGTCCTTCCTCACCGCGGGGGCGCAGAGCGGCCACCGGCTGCCCTCGCGCGCCGGCGACCGGGCCGTGCGGTACGCGGTGCGGCAGATCGGCAAGCCCTATCGGTGGGGCGCGGCCGGGCCCGGCGCGTTCGACTGCTCGGGGCTCACCTCGAAGGCCTGGCGGCACGCGGGCCGGGCCATCCCCCGCACCAGTCAGGACCAGTGGCGCAGGCTGCCCCATGTGCCGATGTCCGAACTGCGGCCCGGCGACCTGGTCGTGTACTTCCCCGGCGCCACCCATGTCGCCGTCTACCTCGGCGGCGGACTGGTCGTCCAGGCCCCGCGCCCCGGGGCGAGCGTCAAGGTCTCGCCCCTGGCCTCCAACCCGCCGATCGGCGCCGTACGCCCCGATCCGGGCGCCCCGGCCGTCACGAACTGGAGCCCCCCTGCCCTGCCGAAGAACGCCATGGCGGGATCGGATCAGGGGTTCGGCGGGAGTGGACCGGGCGGACCGGATGGGCCAGGCAGGCCCCACCGGGGTTACGGGGGCGGTGTGGTTCCGGGTGCCCGCTACGCCTGCGGGGCCGCCGCGGCGACCTGGGCCAGGTACGCCTGA
- a CDS encoding styrene monooxygenase/indole monooxygenase family protein: protein MRKILVVGAGQSGLQLALGLQSHGYEVTLMSNRTAEEIRSGRVMSTQCMFPIALGHERELGLNFWENEAPKITALGVSVAGPPSEDAPEGPLPRIIDWAGTLDGFAQSVDQRLKMAGWMDTFADRGGQIVIHGATVSDLDFFSRTYDLVLVSAGKGELVSMFERDASRSPYDAPQRALAVSYVTGLGYRPELPDTESVRCNLVPGVGELFVMPTLTTSGRADILFWEGIPGGPLDVFGSVQDPAEHLKLTLALMERFTPWEYARATKVELTDAGGTLSGRYAPTVRKPVGRLPSGGAVLGVADVVVANDPITGQGSNSAAKCAAAYLAAIVEHGDKEFDADWMQRTFDRYWDSAQHVTKWTNAMLGAPPEHVLNLIGAAGQLPPVADRFVNGFNDPSDFENYFFDPAKTQAYLAQVAAAAPQA, encoded by the coding sequence ATGCGGAAAATACTCGTCGTAGGAGCCGGTCAGTCCGGACTCCAGCTCGCCCTCGGCCTCCAGTCGCACGGGTACGAGGTCACCCTGATGTCCAACAGGACCGCCGAGGAGATCCGTTCGGGCCGGGTCATGTCGACCCAGTGCATGTTCCCGATCGCCCTCGGCCACGAGCGCGAACTCGGCCTGAACTTCTGGGAGAACGAGGCGCCGAAGATCACCGCCCTCGGTGTCTCGGTCGCGGGCCCGCCGTCCGAGGACGCCCCCGAGGGGCCGCTGCCGCGGATCATCGACTGGGCCGGCACCCTGGACGGCTTCGCGCAGTCCGTCGACCAGCGCCTGAAGATGGCGGGCTGGATGGACACCTTCGCGGACCGCGGCGGCCAGATCGTCATCCACGGCGCCACCGTGTCCGACCTGGACTTCTTCTCCCGTACGTACGACCTGGTCCTGGTCTCCGCGGGCAAGGGCGAGCTGGTCTCGATGTTCGAGCGCGACGCGTCCCGCTCCCCGTACGACGCCCCACAGCGCGCCCTGGCCGTCTCCTATGTGACCGGCCTCGGCTACCGGCCCGAGCTGCCCGACACCGAGTCGGTCCGCTGCAACCTGGTGCCCGGCGTCGGCGAACTGTTCGTGATGCCGACCCTGACCACCTCGGGCCGCGCGGACATCCTGTTCTGGGAGGGCATCCCGGGCGGGCCGCTGGACGTCTTCGGTTCGGTGCAGGACCCCGCCGAGCACCTGAAGCTGACCCTGGCGCTCATGGAGCGGTTCACGCCCTGGGAGTACGCCCGCGCCACCAAGGTCGAGCTGACCGATGCCGGGGGCACGCTCTCGGGCCGGTACGCACCCACCGTGCGCAAGCCCGTCGGACGGCTGCCCTCGGGCGGCGCGGTGCTCGGCGTCGCCGATGTCGTGGTCGCCAACGACCCCATCACCGGCCAGGGTTCGAACTCCGCGGCCAAGTGCGCCGCCGCCTATCTCGCCGCCATCGTGGAGCACGGCGACAAGGAGTTCGACGCGGACTGGATGCAGCGGACCTTCGACCGCTACTGGGACAGCGCCCAGCACGTGACCAAGTGGACCAACGCCATGCTCGGCGCCCCGCCGGAGCACGTCCTGAACCTCATCGGCGCCGCCGGTCAACTCCCGCCCGTCGCCGACCGTTTCGTGAACGGCTTCAACGACCCCTCCGACTTCGAGAACTACTTCTTCGACCCGGCGAAGACTCAGGCGTACCTGGCCCAGGTCGCCGCGGCGGCCCCGCAGGCGTAG
- a CDS encoding ATP/GTP-binding protein gives MDSAVSELSTAEGLSAAREPVSEEELRSWQLDRTRAPIATKIVVAGGFGVGKTTMVTTVSEITPLQTEALMTEASTGTDDLSATPEKTSTTVAMDYGRITLDDDLVLYLFGTPGQQRFWFMWDDLVRGAIGAVVLADTRRLAECFPALDYFESCGLPYIVAVNHFEGTERFDEADVREALSVPTRIPVLVMDARKRVPAIETLLTLVRHALELSPEPDTDGA, from the coding sequence ATGGACTCCGCCGTCTCTGAACTGTCCACCGCCGAGGGCCTGTCCGCAGCGCGGGAGCCCGTGTCCGAGGAGGAACTGCGGTCCTGGCAGCTGGACCGTACCCGGGCGCCGATAGCCACCAAGATCGTGGTGGCGGGCGGATTCGGCGTCGGCAAGACGACGATGGTGACCACGGTCTCGGAGATCACGCCGTTGCAGACCGAGGCTCTGATGACCGAGGCCTCCACCGGTACGGACGACCTGTCCGCGACGCCGGAGAAGACCAGCACCACGGTCGCCATGGACTACGGGCGCATCACCCTCGACGACGACCTGGTCCTCTACCTCTTCGGCACCCCGGGCCAGCAGCGCTTCTGGTTCATGTGGGACGACCTGGTGCGCGGTGCGATCGGCGCGGTGGTCCTCGCCGACACCCGGCGCCTGGCCGAATGCTTCCCGGCGCTCGACTACTTCGAGAGCTGCGGACTGCCGTACATCGTCGCCGTCAACCACTTCGAGGGCACCGAGAGGTTCGACGAGGCGGACGTGCGGGAGGCGTTGAGCGTGCCGACCCGGATCCCCGTTCTCGTGATGGACGCGCGTAAACGGGTCCCGGCCATCGAGACGCTGCTCACCCTGGTCCGTCACGCACTCGAACTCAGCCCGGAGCCGGACACCGACGGCGCGTAG
- a CDS encoding DUF742 domain-containing protein, whose translation MSTPKLPSRGGDAKPARVRPYSLTGGRTRFGHVLLVETFVAALEAPPERPELVRGSLSTRVMPEMRAIVELCRRMRTVAEVAALLRMPLGVVRVLLSDLADQGKIRVYGTGHGPGQPDRALLERVLDGLRRL comes from the coding sequence GTGAGCACGCCCAAGCTCCCCTCCCGCGGTGGCGACGCCAAGCCCGCCCGGGTACGGCCCTATTCGCTCACCGGCGGCCGTACCCGCTTCGGGCACGTGCTGCTCGTGGAGACCTTCGTGGCGGCGCTCGAAGCTCCCCCGGAGCGCCCCGAGCTGGTCAGGGGTTCGCTGTCCACCCGGGTCATGCCGGAGATGCGGGCGATCGTCGAACTCTGCCGCCGGATGCGTACTGTGGCCGAGGTCGCCGCCCTGCTGAGGATGCCGCTCGGCGTGGTCCGGGTGCTGCTCAGCGATCTCGCCGACCAGGGAAAGATCCGTGTGTACGGAACCGGTCACGGCCCGGGCCAGCCGGACCGCGCACTGCTTGAAAGGGTGCTGGATGGACTCCGCCGTCTCTGA
- a CDS encoding roadblock/LC7 domain-containing protein: protein MRTSRNGRSENGPPREQPRLSSEAQNLQWLLTNLVEEVPGLRSVAVVSSDGLLLLTSDHERAARGERAGRKEATGRPDRSRPQAPGGQGPQGSSGDLATLMAGIGSLTIGAAKLMDGGKVKQTMIAMEQGNLFVMSISDGSLLGAHAAPDCDMSVVAYHMALFVGRAGHVLTPELRSELRLSMESAQ, encoded by the coding sequence ATGCGCACGTCCCGTAACGGCCGATCGGAGAACGGACCACCGCGCGAGCAGCCGAGACTGAGCAGTGAGGCCCAGAACCTTCAGTGGCTGCTGACCAATCTGGTGGAGGAGGTGCCCGGACTGCGCTCGGTGGCGGTCGTCTCCTCGGACGGTCTGCTGCTGCTCACCTCGGACCACGAGCGTGCCGCGCGGGGCGAGCGCGCGGGACGCAAGGAGGCCACCGGCCGTCCGGACCGGTCCCGTCCGCAGGCACCCGGCGGCCAGGGGCCGCAGGGTTCGAGCGGCGACCTCGCCACGCTGATGGCCGGGATCGGCAGCCTCACCATCGGCGCCGCCAAGCTGATGGACGGCGGCAAGGTCAAGCAGACGATGATCGCGATGGAGCAGGGCAACCTGTTCGTGATGTCGATCAGCGACGGCTCGCTGCTCGGCGCGCACGCCGCGCCCGACTGCGACATGAGCGTCGTCGCGTACCACATGGCCCTCTTCGTCGGACGGGCCGGGCATGTCCTCACTCCCGAACTCCGCAGCGAACTGCGTCTGTCGATGGAGAGCGCACAGTGA
- a CDS encoding nitrate- and nitrite sensing domain-containing protein: MRPRSKGAQADSQEAATSGGRRRARVRNRLVVAVAVVAAAVAGAGAPGILAASGDLSDSQDLLTLSEQTQSALALAHALADERDEVTARLAAGERNGVEPGSKHRARVDRQVRELRVDAPDDLRRALDTLPAARRTAQQKGTGALDAHRAYTKTLTALHQLAERLAERIPARAPGGSHALAELDTAVQQSSAARGLLLAALSMPRGTEITVIDPVTGLPRTEYEESRTDRERRRALTEAAQRAHQRSEVALADFHDNAPAKSVASYDSTVTGSRVGDAEDYLARLTDEPALSKSELGLDRGKVDRALVARIETMRGAESSLNVRRSEQLAELRDEDVTALEIRAVLLGLCVLLAAGFSMATFRSVTRPLAVLRIGSARVAAEPATEEPIRFTGRNDEFAGVVDSVNALHAHAIALHERIGTLDGERRHLIGQRQMLAEEREGLREQLAHTQAQLERMEHNVHSTFVSLALRTLGLVERQLAVIERLEDREQDPDRLSTLFKLDHFATLMRRHSENLLVLAGTEHRQPDPGPVPLIDVVRAAVSEIERYERVRVTALPAHAHIAGFAADDLSHLLAELLDNAAAFSPPDTPVEISGWLLENGDIMLSAADEGIGLDTERLRALNARLCDFDPDEPYIRSEDEDPEGGLGLGLYVAGRLAHRLRVRVQLRAQKTGGVAAVLVLPKTVLTAAPAATKAPQQSAPVPGTTPGLRLPGFEAESNSNALAGRSGRVRGAGQEGAEGEAEVEAGAVVADADPEAAAEVVSEDVASEADVVAEAETVQQSTSVRMSAGAGARDPLIAAAERAIRAAEAEAEAESEAEAESEGGESSDGGFSDGRSSDRGAADYVSVDREPSDSAPLDHGSLDYGSLDYGPLDDGSQDHDSQDQHSQGPDFQDPDSQDPTAVPEEHSTAASYEPSPFADGPYATAPRTDPEQREPADVPIPSDVLPRQRAAEDAYGTDDPYAIGPDRHERADDETLPLGPPLTDAGPQATDSGPQPTDAGPQPTDAGPPSNTEPSPTDPAESPEPAAEGPPIQGTGPEPAQWNRVTDKGLPKRTPRIAAPVPAPAPRSGGVDPQELRRRLGGFHRGSLAGRRDADAEFAEKTAEHQAPGDPVEEATS, encoded by the coding sequence ATGCGGCCTCGGAGCAAGGGCGCGCAGGCGGACTCCCAGGAGGCCGCCACGTCCGGCGGCAGGCGTCGCGCGCGAGTGCGCAACAGACTGGTCGTCGCCGTGGCCGTGGTGGCCGCCGCGGTGGCCGGAGCCGGGGCACCCGGGATCCTCGCCGCCTCCGGTGATCTCAGCGACTCCCAGGACCTGTTGACGCTCTCCGAGCAGACCCAGTCCGCGCTGGCCCTCGCCCACGCCCTGGCCGACGAACGCGACGAGGTCACCGCCCGGCTGGCCGCGGGCGAGCGCAACGGTGTCGAGCCCGGCAGCAAGCACCGCGCGCGGGTGGACCGCCAGGTACGCGAACTGCGGGTGGACGCACCCGACGACCTGCGCCGCGCCCTCGACACCCTCCCCGCCGCCCGGCGTACCGCCCAGCAGAAGGGCACCGGGGCACTCGACGCGCACCGCGCCTACACCAAGACCCTCACCGCCCTGCACCAGCTCGCCGAGAGGCTCGCCGAGCGGATCCCCGCCCGGGCCCCCGGCGGCTCGCACGCACTCGCCGAACTCGACACCGCCGTACAGCAGTCCTCGGCCGCCCGCGGGCTGCTGCTCGCCGCGCTGTCGATGCCGCGCGGCACCGAGATCACCGTCATCGACCCGGTCACCGGACTGCCGAGGACCGAGTACGAGGAGTCGCGCACCGACCGCGAGCGGCGCCGCGCGCTCACCGAGGCCGCCCAGCGCGCGCACCAGCGCTCCGAGGTGGCGCTCGCCGACTTCCACGACAACGCGCCCGCCAAGTCGGTGGCCTCCTACGACTCGACGGTGACCGGCTCCCGCGTCGGCGACGCCGAGGACTACCTGGCCCGGCTCACCGACGAGCCCGCCCTCTCCAAGAGCGAACTCGGCCTGGACCGCGGCAAGGTGGACCGGGCCCTGGTCGCCCGTATCGAGACGATGCGCGGCGCCGAGTCCTCCCTGAACGTCCGGCGCAGCGAGCAACTCGCCGAACTGCGCGACGAGGACGTCACCGCCCTGGAGATCCGGGCCGTACTGCTCGGCCTCTGCGTCCTGCTCGCCGCCGGTTTCTCGATGGCCACCTTCCGCTCGGTCACCCGGCCGCTCGCGGTGCTGCGCATCGGCTCGGCGCGGGTCGCGGCCGAGCCCGCGACCGAGGAGCCGATCCGCTTCACCGGCAGGAACGACGAGTTCGCCGGGGTGGTCGACTCGGTCAACGCCCTGCACGCGCACGCGATCGCCCTGCACGAGCGCATCGGCACCCTCGACGGCGAGCGCCGCCACCTCATCGGACAGCGGCAGATGCTCGCCGAGGAGCGCGAGGGCCTGCGCGAGCAACTCGCCCACACCCAGGCCCAGCTGGAGCGGATGGAACACAACGTCCACTCCACCTTCGTCAGCCTGGCGCTGCGCACCCTCGGACTCGTGGAGCGCCAACTGGCCGTCATCGAACGGCTGGAGGACCGCGAGCAGGACCCGGACCGGCTGTCCACCCTCTTCAAGCTCGACCACTTCGCCACCCTGATGCGGCGGCACAGCGAGAACCTCCTCGTCCTCGCGGGCACCGAGCACCGCCAGCCCGACCCCGGACCCGTCCCGCTGATCGACGTGGTCCGCGCCGCCGTCAGCGAGATCGAGCGCTACGAACGGGTCCGGGTCACCGCCCTGCCCGCGCACGCCCACATCGCGGGCTTCGCCGCCGACGACCTCAGCCACCTCCTCGCCGAACTCCTCGACAACGCCGCCGCGTTCTCCCCGCCGGACACTCCGGTCGAGATCTCCGGCTGGCTCCTGGAGAACGGCGACATCATGCTCTCCGCCGCCGACGAGGGCATCGGCCTCGACACGGAACGGCTGCGCGCCCTCAACGCGCGCCTGTGCGACTTCGACCCCGACGAGCCCTACATCAGATCCGAGGACGAGGACCCCGAGGGCGGCCTCGGACTCGGCCTCTACGTGGCGGGCCGCCTCGCCCACCGACTGCGTGTACGGGTGCAGTTGCGGGCGCAGAAGACCGGCGGTGTCGCCGCCGTCCTCGTCCTCCCGAAGACCGTCCTCACCGCGGCCCCCGCCGCCACCAAGGCACCGCAGCAGTCCGCCCCCGTCCCCGGCACCACGCCCGGCCTGCGCCTGCCCGGCTTCGAGGCGGAGTCCAACTCCAATGCGCTGGCGGGGCGTTCGGGGCGGGTGCGGGGCGCCGGGCAGGAGGGGGCGGAGGGCGAGGCCGAGGTCGAGGCCGGAGCGGTGGTGGCCGACGCCGATCCCGAGGCCGCTGCTGAAGTGGTGTCCGAGGACGTGGCCTCCGAGGCCGATGTGGTGGCTGAGGCCGAGACGGTCCAACAGTCCACGTCGGTACGGATGTCCGCGGGTGCCGGAGCCCGGGATCCCCTGATCGCTGCGGCGGAGCGGGCGATCAGGGCGGCTGAGGCCGAAGCTGAGGCGGAGTCCGAGGCCGAGGCGGAGTCCGAGGGCGGTGAGTCCTCGGACGGAGGGTTCTCGGACGGACGGTCCTCGGACCGGGGAGCCGCGGATTACGTATCCGTGGACCGAGAGCCCTCGGACTCTGCACCCCTGGATCACGGGTCCCTGGACTACGGGTCCCTGGACTACGGGCCCCTGGACGACGGATCCCAGGATCACGACTCCCAGGACCAGCACTCCCAGGGCCCCGACTTCCAGGACCCCGACTCCCAGGACCCCACAGCCGTCCCCGAAGAGCACTCCACGGCCGCCTCGTACGAACCCTCCCCCTTCGCCGACGGACCGTACGCCACCGCCCCGCGCACCGACCCCGAGCAGCGCGAGCCCGCGGACGTGCCGATCCCCTCGGACGTCCTGCCCCGGCAGCGCGCCGCCGAGGACGCGTACGGCACGGACGACCCGTACGCCATAGGCCCCGACCGCCACGAGCGCGCCGACGACGAGACCCTGCCGCTCGGGCCGCCGCTGACCGACGCCGGACCGCAGGCGACGGACAGTGGCCCGCAGCCCACGGATGCCGGGCCGCAACCGACGGACGCCGGGCCGCCGTCGAACACCGAGCCGTCGCCGACGGATCCCGCCGAGAGCCCCGAACCCGCGGCCGAAGGCCCCCCGATCCAGGGCACGGGCCCGGAACCCGCCCAGTGGAACCGGGTCACGGACAAGGGGCTGCCGAAGCGGACGCCGAGGATCGCGGCACCCGTTCCGGCACCGGCACCGCGCAGTGGCGGCGTCGACCCCCAGGAACTGCGCCGCAGGCTCGGTGGTTTCCACCGCGGCTCGCTCGCGGGCCGACGGGACGCCGACGCCGAGTTCGCCGAGAAGACCGCCGAGCACCAAGCACCGGGGGACCCAGTCGAGGAGGCAACCAGTTGA